One Luteibacter sp. 9135 DNA segment encodes these proteins:
- the ppc gene encoding phosphoenolpyruvate carboxylase translates to MEAARDPEFLPHDGPLREDVRRLGALVGQMLAEQGGQPFFERVEHVRTAAIHRRRSGAAVDALADTLTGLEAADAESLARAFATYFQAVNTAERVHRIRRRRDYQREGGAAQPESLAAVLARLKKDGVGREELSSLLERLDVEPVFTAHPTEAVRRSLLEKEQEIVRALVDEFDPTRTPQERRDDDARILMALSSGWQTAEASPVRPSVQDEFDHISFYIARPIYRVLPALYESLQQAIDETYGEGVTIPRLLRFATWVGGDMDGNPNVNADTIAATLSAQRTLVLERYLEDITALGRLLSQTDDRVTLDDTLARRLQTYRDDLPEAAGRIRPRHADMPYRTFLAFVAARLEATLHEGAQAYPDADAFIDDMALIERSLLDHDGRHAGAYAVGRLLWRARTFGFHLARLDVRQDARVHDEALGALLDDAEWAQRDTGARVEALRPYASGERAFAAGDGHEAAEMLRAVFATLADARQRYGTEATGLYIISMAETAADVLAVLALARRGGLVDDGRVPLDVAPLFETIDDLAGGAATLQALLDDPVYREHLKARGDRQWVMLGYSDSGKDGGTVASKWSLQRAQAELLDVAAKAGIRVAFFHGRGGSASRGGSRITPALMASPRGSVGGVLRVTEQGEVIHRKYGIRALAVRNLEQTLGAVMRASLRPRETETREAGWKDVMARLSDESRKAYRAFVDTEGFVDYFRGATPIDVIERMTLGSRPARRRSMKGVEDLRAIPWVFSWTQCRAVLTGWYGLGSALDAVAKECGEDDLVRMAHEWPFFSTMLDDVEMVLAKADIDIAEAFSRLAGPLHERFFPMIRAEFERTVAWVLKLKGASELLAGDPRLATSIRLRNPYVDPMSLLQVDLLRRWRATEGKDEALLNALVACVNGVSQGLQNTG, encoded by the coding sequence ATGGAAGCTGCGCGCGATCCCGAATTCCTGCCCCACGACGGCCCCCTGCGCGAGGACGTGCGCCGCCTCGGTGCCCTGGTAGGCCAGATGCTGGCCGAGCAGGGCGGTCAGCCCTTCTTCGAACGGGTGGAGCATGTGCGCACCGCGGCCATCCATCGCCGGCGCAGCGGAGCCGCCGTGGACGCCCTGGCCGACACCCTGACCGGACTGGAGGCCGCCGATGCGGAGTCCCTGGCCCGCGCCTTCGCCACCTACTTCCAGGCGGTGAACACCGCGGAGCGCGTGCATCGCATCCGCCGCCGCCGCGATTACCAGCGCGAGGGCGGGGCGGCCCAGCCCGAGTCGCTGGCCGCCGTGCTGGCGCGGCTGAAGAAGGACGGGGTAGGTCGCGAGGAGCTGTCTTCCTTGCTGGAGCGGCTCGACGTGGAGCCGGTGTTCACGGCGCATCCCACCGAGGCGGTGCGCCGGTCGTTGCTGGAGAAGGAACAGGAAATCGTCCGCGCGCTGGTCGACGAGTTCGACCCCACGCGTACCCCCCAGGAGCGCCGCGACGACGACGCGCGCATCCTCATGGCGCTGTCCTCGGGCTGGCAGACCGCCGAAGCGTCGCCGGTGCGCCCCAGCGTCCAGGACGAGTTCGACCACATCAGTTTCTATATCGCCCGGCCGATCTACCGCGTGTTGCCGGCTCTTTACGAGTCGCTGCAGCAGGCGATCGACGAGACCTACGGCGAAGGCGTCACGATTCCCCGTCTGCTCCGCTTCGCCACCTGGGTGGGTGGCGACATGGACGGCAATCCCAACGTCAACGCCGATACCATCGCCGCCACGCTGTCCGCACAGCGCACACTGGTGCTGGAGCGTTACCTCGAAGACATCACGGCGCTGGGCCGCCTGCTCAGCCAGACCGACGATCGCGTGACCCTGGACGATACGCTGGCGCGGCGCCTGCAGACCTACCGCGACGATCTTCCCGAGGCGGCAGGGCGCATCCGGCCCCGTCACGCCGACATGCCCTACCGCACCTTCCTGGCGTTCGTCGCCGCCCGTCTGGAGGCGACGCTGCACGAGGGGGCACAGGCCTATCCGGATGCGGATGCTTTCATCGACGACATGGCGCTGATCGAGCGAAGCCTGCTCGATCACGACGGTCGCCATGCCGGCGCCTATGCGGTCGGTCGCCTGCTATGGCGCGCACGCACGTTCGGCTTCCACCTGGCCCGCCTGGACGTGCGTCAGGACGCCCGCGTGCACGACGAGGCGCTGGGTGCGCTGCTCGACGATGCCGAGTGGGCGCAGCGCGACACGGGGGCACGGGTGGAGGCCCTGCGGCCGTATGCCTCCGGCGAGCGCGCCTTCGCGGCCGGCGACGGCCATGAGGCGGCGGAGATGCTTCGCGCCGTGTTCGCGACGCTGGCGGACGCGCGGCAGCGCTATGGCACGGAGGCCACCGGCCTCTACATCATCAGCATGGCCGAAACCGCGGCCGATGTGCTGGCCGTGCTGGCGCTGGCGCGTCGGGGCGGCCTGGTCGACGACGGTCGCGTGCCGCTCGACGTGGCCCCGCTGTTCGAGACCATCGACGACCTTGCCGGCGGCGCGGCAACCTTGCAGGCGCTGCTGGACGACCCGGTCTATCGCGAGCATCTGAAGGCTCGCGGCGATCGCCAGTGGGTGATGCTCGGCTATTCCGACAGCGGCAAGGATGGCGGCACGGTGGCCTCCAAATGGAGCCTGCAGCGCGCCCAGGCCGAATTGCTCGACGTAGCCGCGAAGGCCGGCATCCGTGTCGCCTTCTTCCACGGCCGCGGTGGCTCGGCCAGCCGAGGCGGCTCGCGGATCACCCCCGCGCTGATGGCCTCGCCGCGGGGCTCGGTCGGCGGTGTGCTGCGGGTGACCGAGCAGGGCGAGGTGATCCATCGCAAATACGGTATCCGCGCATTGGCCGTGCGCAACCTGGAGCAGACCCTGGGCGCCGTGATGCGCGCCTCGTTGCGCCCGCGCGAGACCGAGACCCGCGAGGCCGGCTGGAAGGACGTCATGGCCCGCCTGTCCGACGAAAGCCGCAAGGCCTATCGCGCCTTCGTCGATACGGAGGGTTTCGTCGACTATTTCCGCGGCGCCACGCCGATCGACGTGATCGAGCGCATGACCCTCGGCTCTCGCCCCGCGCGTCGGCGCAGCATGAAGGGCGTGGAAGACCTGCGTGCCATTCCGTGGGTGTTCTCGTGGACGCAGTGCCGCGCCGTGCTCACCGGCTGGTATGGCCTGGGCAGCGCGCTGGACGCCGTGGCGAAGGAATGCGGCGAAGACGACCTGGTCCGCATGGCCCATGAGTGGCCGTTCTTCTCGACGATGCTCGACGATGTGGAGATGGTGCTGGCCAAGGCCGATATCGACATCGCGGAAGCGTTCTCGCGCCTGGCTGGACCGCTGCACGAGCGGTTCTTCCCGATGATCCGCGCCGAATTCGAGCGCACGGTGGCCTGGGTGCTGAAGCTGAAGGGCGCCAGCGAACTGCTGGCCGGTGACCCGCGGCTGGCTACGTCCATCCGCCTGCGCAACCCGTACGTGGACCCGATGAGCCTGCTCCAGGTCGACCTGCTGCGTCGCTGGCGCGCGACGGAGGGTAAGGACGAGGCGCTGCTCAATGCCCTGGTGGCCTGCGTCAATGGCGTGTCGCAGGGGTTGCAGAATACGGGGTGA
- a CDS encoding DUF4124 domain-containing protein, with translation MNRHLIPPVLCTLLAIAVPAAAQTAIHRCVGTDGRPAFTDQPCATIGATPVLPPTATSARPGGAVADGASVGLLCAKSLADLRGSIAQAFALKSANRIGGLVLWNASGQSAAEGIRGIEALIRQPLVSLDGDEAAGIDVATSVPGGGLATRRTHFDVVRDSGCLWLRPRPQPSASP, from the coding sequence GTGAATCGCCACCTCATCCCTCCCGTACTGTGCACCCTGCTCGCGATCGCCGTGCCTGCCGCCGCGCAGACGGCCATTCATCGTTGCGTGGGGACGGACGGGCGCCCGGCGTTCACTGACCAGCCCTGCGCGACCATCGGCGCCACTCCGGTCCTGCCGCCCACGGCTACGTCGGCCCGGCCAGGTGGCGCCGTCGCCGATGGCGCCTCGGTGGGGCTGCTCTGCGCCAAGAGCCTGGCCGACCTGCGCGGAAGCATCGCCCAGGCCTTCGCCCTGAAAAGCGCCAATCGTATCGGTGGCCTGGTGCTGTGGAACGCGTCGGGCCAGAGCGCCGCCGAGGGCATCCGCGGCATCGAGGCACTCATCCGCCAACCGCTGGTGTCGCTGGATGGCGACGAGGCGGCAGGCATCGACGTGGCGACCTCCGTACCTGGGGGCGGCCTTGCCACGCGCCGCACGCATTTCGACGTGGTCCGCGACTCGGGTTGCCTGTGGCTGCGTCCTCGCCCCCAGCCGTCCGCCTCGCCCTGA
- a CDS encoding DUF4232 domain-containing protein → MIASLALTTLIATKGLAATGASAPPPTACHAEDLAVRTDAGDGEFNGMSHGGARLIVRNTGHTPCLLPGLPTVVFLDASGAEQPTLRNEPPGMHPGPIVLPVRVAPGAEAVTTLRWISGEVYDRSRCFTSARVRVRFGATAMIEGPMQAHVCTQGDAPAKVEQPPMTSKP, encoded by the coding sequence ATGATCGCTTCCCTCGCACTCACTACGCTCATCGCTACCAAGGGACTCGCCGCCACCGGCGCTTCTGCCCCTCCACCCACCGCCTGCCACGCCGAAGACCTCGCCGTGCGCACTGACGCGGGCGACGGCGAATTCAACGGTATGTCACACGGCGGCGCGCGGCTGATCGTGCGCAACACAGGCCACACGCCTTGCCTGCTTCCCGGCCTGCCGACCGTCGTGTTCCTGGATGCCTCGGGCGCCGAGCAACCGACCCTACGTAACGAACCTCCCGGCATGCATCCCGGTCCCATCGTGTTGCCGGTGCGGGTTGCGCCAGGCGCAGAGGCGGTGACCACCCTGCGCTGGATAAGTGGTGAGGTTTACGATCGGAGCCGCTGCTTCACCTCGGCGCGTGTCCGCGTCCGTTTCGGCGCTACTGCCATGATCGAGGGGCCCATGCAGGCCCACGTTTGCACGCAGGGCGATGCGCCGGCCAAGGTCGAGCAACCGCCGATGACATCGAAGCCATAA
- a CDS encoding ATP-binding cassette domain-containing protein yields the protein MSLIQLLNVDYSVGGPLLLEQVNLSLDAGERVCVVGRNGAGKSTLMKLIAGEIHAEDGEIRLQGGTRIARLTQEVPQDTTGSVFDVVAEGLGELGHLLARYHHLLEEGDMDALGDVQAQIEAHNAWDLDSRVQQVIERLELPAETDFADLSGGMKRRVLLGQALVRDPNLLLLDEPTNHLDIEAIAWLETFLKGFAGSIVFITHDRSFLRALATRIVEIDRGNVTSWPGDYDNYLRRREERLHAEAQATAHFDRKLAQEEVWIRQGIKARRTRNEGRVRALKALRRERAERREQTGTAKITLGSAQASGRKVVDLKHVTHGYAGRTLLRDLSTTIMRGDRVGIMGPNGAGKSTLLKILLGELKPQTGESTLGTSLQIAYFDQHRSTLDDTANALDNVAEGREYIELNGQRKHIIGYLQDFLFSPERARAPITRLSGGERNRLLLAKLFAQPSNLLVMDEPTNDLDVETLELLEELLNEYTGTLLLVSHDRDFIDNVVTSTLVLEGDGEVGEYIGGYSDWLRQKPAIEAARAASAKASAPAPAAATPPPAAPKKKLSFKEQRELDLLPAKLEQLETEIAKRTEAMNDPKYYQQDAAAITRANEELAKLQAELDVAFARWEELEG from the coding sequence ATGTCTCTTATCCAATTGCTCAATGTCGACTACAGCGTCGGCGGCCCGCTCCTGCTCGAACAGGTGAATCTCTCCCTCGACGCGGGCGAGCGCGTCTGCGTGGTCGGGCGCAACGGCGCGGGCAAGTCCACGCTGATGAAGCTCATCGCCGGCGAGATCCATGCCGAGGACGGCGAGATCCGCCTGCAGGGCGGTACGCGCATCGCGCGGCTGACGCAGGAAGTGCCGCAAGACACCACCGGCAGTGTCTTCGACGTGGTGGCCGAGGGCCTGGGCGAACTGGGCCACCTGCTTGCGCGGTACCACCACCTGCTGGAAGAAGGCGACATGGATGCCCTGGGCGACGTCCAGGCGCAGATCGAGGCCCACAACGCGTGGGACCTGGACTCCCGCGTGCAGCAGGTCATCGAGCGGCTGGAACTGCCGGCCGAGACCGACTTCGCCGACCTCTCCGGCGGCATGAAGCGCCGCGTGCTGCTTGGCCAGGCGCTGGTCCGCGACCCGAACCTGCTGTTGCTGGACGAGCCGACCAACCACCTGGACATCGAGGCGATCGCCTGGCTGGAAACGTTCCTCAAGGGCTTCGCCGGCAGCATCGTCTTCATCACCCATGACCGCAGCTTCCTGCGCGCGCTAGCCACCCGCATCGTCGAGATCGACCGCGGCAACGTCACCAGCTGGCCGGGCGACTACGACAACTACCTGCGCCGCCGCGAGGAACGCCTGCACGCCGAGGCACAGGCCACCGCCCATTTCGACCGCAAGCTGGCCCAGGAAGAAGTGTGGATCCGCCAGGGCATCAAGGCGCGCCGCACCCGCAACGAAGGCCGCGTCCGCGCGCTGAAGGCCCTGCGCCGCGAGCGCGCCGAGCGTCGCGAGCAGACCGGCACGGCCAAGATCACCCTGGGCAGTGCGCAGGCTTCGGGCCGCAAGGTGGTCGACCTCAAGCACGTCACCCATGGCTACGCCGGCCGCACGCTGCTACGCGACCTGTCCACCACCATCATGCGCGGCGACCGCGTCGGCATCATGGGACCCAACGGTGCGGGCAAGTCCACGCTGCTGAAGATCCTGCTGGGCGAGCTGAAGCCGCAAACCGGCGAATCCACGCTGGGCACCAGCCTGCAGATCGCCTATTTCGACCAGCACCGCTCCACGCTGGACGACACCGCGAACGCCCTGGACAACGTGGCCGAGGGGCGCGAATACATCGAGCTCAACGGGCAGCGCAAGCACATCATCGGCTACCTGCAGGACTTCCTGTTCTCGCCCGAGCGCGCACGCGCGCCGATCACCCGCCTGTCCGGTGGCGAGCGCAACCGCCTGCTGCTGGCCAAGCTGTTCGCGCAGCCATCCAACCTTCTGGTGATGGACGAACCCACCAACGATCTCGACGTCGAGACGCTGGAACTGCTGGAAGAATTGCTCAACGAATACACCGGCACGCTGTTGCTGGTGTCGCACGACCGCGACTTCATCGACAACGTGGTCACCAGCACGCTGGTGCTGGAAGGCGACGGCGAAGTTGGCGAGTACATCGGCGGCTACAGCGACTGGCTGCGCCAGAAGCCGGCCATCGAGGCGGCCCGCGCCGCCAGCGCAAAGGCCTCCGCGCCGGCGCCCGCCGCGGCAACGCCGCCCCCGGCCGCGCCGAAGAAGAAACTGTCTTTCAAGGAGCAGCGTGAACTGGACCTGCTGCCGGCAAAGCTCGAGCAGCTCGAGACCGAGATCGCGAAGCGCACCGAGGCGATGAACGACCCGAAGTATTACCAGCAGGATGCCGCCGCCATCACCCGCGCCAACGAGGAACTGGCGAAGCTGCAGGCCGAATTGGATGTGGCGTTCGCGCGGTGGGAAGAACTCGAGGGTTGA
- a CDS encoding branched-chain amino acid transaminase: MSQNYPEWIWQNGQIKPWRDATVHVMAHALHYGSSVFEGIRSYKTPDGAAIFRLTDHLKRLYLSAKIYDIEIPYSIEELAAACREVVKKNDLQAAYLRPVAFRGLGGFGLSADCPTDVAVATWPMGPYLGPEALENGIEACVSSWQRFAPNTIPAGAKAGGNYLSGQLIAREARRLGFGEGIALASTGLLSEGAGENLFLVFDGALHTPPASASILTGITRHTLMTLAREEGLEVIERDLPREYLYLADEILMCGTAAEVTPIRSVDGKQIGTGKAGPITRRLQELFFGLFSGKTTDRWGWLEPL; this comes from the coding sequence ATGTCGCAGAATTACCCCGAATGGATCTGGCAGAACGGGCAGATCAAGCCCTGGCGCGATGCCACCGTCCACGTCATGGCCCACGCGCTGCATTACGGCTCGTCGGTCTTCGAAGGCATCCGAAGCTACAAGACGCCGGACGGCGCGGCGATCTTCCGCCTCACCGACCACCTCAAGCGCTTGTACCTGTCCGCGAAGATCTACGACATCGAGATTCCGTATTCGATCGAGGAGCTTGCGGCCGCGTGCCGTGAGGTAGTCAAGAAGAACGACCTGCAGGCGGCCTACCTGCGCCCGGTCGCGTTCCGCGGCCTGGGCGGTTTCGGCCTCTCCGCCGACTGCCCGACCGACGTGGCCGTCGCCACCTGGCCCATGGGTCCCTACCTCGGGCCCGAGGCGCTGGAGAACGGCATCGAAGCCTGCGTCTCCAGCTGGCAGCGGTTCGCGCCCAACACCATCCCGGCCGGTGCCAAGGCGGGCGGCAACTACCTGTCCGGCCAGCTGATCGCCCGGGAAGCGCGCCGCCTCGGCTTCGGCGAGGGCATCGCACTGGCCTCCACGGGCCTGCTGAGCGAAGGCGCCGGCGAGAACCTGTTCCTGGTCTTCGACGGCGCACTGCACACCCCTCCGGCCAGTGCATCGATCCTCACCGGCATCACGCGGCACACGCTGATGACGCTCGCCCGCGAGGAAGGCCTCGAGGTGATCGAGCGCGACCTGCCGCGCGAGTACCTCTACCTGGCCGACGAGATCCTGATGTGCGGCACGGCGGCGGAAGTCACGCCCATCCGCTCGGTCGACGGCAAGCAGATCGGCACCGGCAAGGCCGGCCCGATCACGCGCCGCCTGCAGGAACTGTTCTTCGGCCTGTTCAGTGGCAAGACGACCGACCGCTGGGGCTGGCTCGAACCGTTGTGA
- the metF gene encoding methylenetetrahydrofolate reductase [NAD(P)H] codes for MPAISFEFFPPKTEEQRVQLDAAVSRLKKSEPDYVSVTFGAGGSTLSYTDKTVKQLRQEHGLSVAPHLSCMGGTRAEIGELLDTYKASGCRRIVALRGDLPSGMATPGDFRYAAELVGFIREHSGDHFHIEVAAYPETHPQAENALADLRHFRDKVDAGADGAITQYFFNADAYFRFVEDVTRLGVSIPIVPGIMPIANFSQLRRFSEQCGAEIPRWIVKRMQAHGDDAAAVRELAADVVAELCRRLIDGGAPGLHFYTINRARATTAVLDRL; via the coding sequence ATGCCTGCGATCAGCTTCGAATTCTTCCCGCCCAAGACCGAAGAGCAGCGCGTCCAGCTCGATGCCGCGGTGAGCCGACTGAAGAAGAGCGAGCCGGACTACGTCTCGGTGACCTTCGGTGCCGGTGGTTCGACCCTCAGCTACACGGATAAGACCGTGAAACAGCTGCGCCAGGAACACGGGCTGTCGGTAGCCCCGCACCTGTCATGCATGGGCGGTACGCGGGCCGAGATCGGCGAACTGCTCGACACGTACAAGGCCTCGGGATGCCGGCGCATCGTCGCCCTCCGCGGCGACCTCCCCTCGGGCATGGCCACGCCGGGCGACTTCCGCTACGCGGCGGAGCTGGTCGGCTTCATCCGCGAGCACAGCGGCGATCACTTCCACATCGAGGTGGCGGCCTATCCCGAGACGCATCCGCAGGCGGAGAACGCGCTGGCCGACCTGCGCCATTTCCGGGACAAGGTGGACGCGGGCGCGGATGGCGCAATCACGCAGTATTTCTTCAATGCCGACGCGTACTTTCGCTTCGTAGAGGACGTGACCCGGCTTGGCGTGAGCATCCCCATCGTGCCCGGCATCATGCCAATCGCCAATTTCAGCCAGCTGCGCCGTTTTTCGGAGCAGTGCGGCGCGGAGATTCCGCGGTGGATCGTCAAGCGCATGCAGGCCCATGGCGACGACGCGGCAGCGGTACGTGAACTGGCGGCGGACGTGGTGGCCGAACTGTGCCGCCGGCTGATCGATGGCGGCGCACCGGGCCTGCACTTCTACACAATCAACCGTGCACGCGCGACGACGGCGGTGCTGGATCGGTTATAG
- a CDS encoding glycosyltransferase family 2 protein has protein sequence MAPNPADTSRLPISLCVIAQNEADRIVACLASADFCDDMVVVDGGSLDATVALAEAACARVIHRPFDGFRTQKDFAVAAARNDWVLCLDADEWVDPSLRAAILARFARGTGDTAAFRIVRRNRFLGKVMKHGNAGSDRVVRLFDRRTAGWHGAREIHESVVVKGRTEAIDGWLDHDPYRSLSAMLAKQERYAHLMAEEAFAKRKRTGLAQIVLSPAFRFLKGYVFRGGFLDGWRGLIYALLRVEYVRRKYVKQYLLQKGFKP, from the coding sequence ATGGCCCCGAATCCCGCCGACACGTCGCGTTTGCCGATTTCCTTGTGCGTCATCGCGCAGAACGAAGCCGATCGTATCGTCGCCTGCCTCGCCTCCGCCGATTTCTGCGACGACATGGTCGTCGTGGATGGCGGCTCGCTGGACGCGACCGTCGCGCTGGCCGAAGCGGCGTGCGCGCGCGTGATCCATCGCCCGTTCGATGGCTTCCGTACGCAGAAGGATTTTGCCGTCGCCGCCGCGCGCAACGACTGGGTGCTTTGCCTGGACGCGGACGAATGGGTGGACCCCAGCCTGCGCGCGGCGATCCTGGCCCGCTTCGCCAGGGGCACCGGCGACACCGCCGCGTTCCGCATCGTCCGGCGCAACCGCTTCCTCGGCAAGGTGATGAAGCACGGCAACGCGGGCTCCGATCGTGTCGTGCGCCTGTTCGACCGGCGCACCGCGGGCTGGCACGGTGCCCGTGAGATCCACGAGTCCGTCGTGGTCAAAGGCCGCACGGAGGCTATCGACGGCTGGCTCGACCACGATCCCTACCGGTCGTTGTCGGCCATGCTGGCCAAGCAGGAGCGTTACGCGCACCTCATGGCCGAAGAGGCCTTCGCCAAGCGCAAGCGCACGGGCCTGGCGCAGATCGTGCTCAGCCCCGCGTTCCGTTTCCTCAAGGGCTATGTCTTCCGTGGCGGCTTCCTCGACGGCTGGCGCGGGCTGATCTATGCCCTGCTGCGCGTGGAATACGTCCGCCGCAAGTACGTGAAGCAATACCTGCTGCAGAAGGGTTTCAAGCCCTGA
- the ahcY gene encoding adenosylhomocysteinase produces the protein MNAVTKDQAFDDFKVRDISQAALGRRRIRMAEEEMPGLMQIRARYANEKPLKGVRLSGSLHVTKETAVLAETLRELGASVRWASCNIFSTQDDVAAALAADSLPVFAWKGESLEEYWECTLDMLTHPGELGPQLIVDDGGDATLFIHKGVELEDGSDWVNTPSGSHEEQVIKDLVKKTAAARPGWFKKVAAEWKGVSEETTTGVHRLYQLAEAGKLLIPAINVNDSVTKSKFDNLYGCRESLADGIKRATDLMVAGKVAVVCGYGDVGKGCAHSLKGFGARVIVTEIDPINALQAAMEGFQVTTIEETLGLGDIYVTTTGNKDIITLEHMAAMKNNALVCNIGHFDNEIQIDRLNGAKDVTRETIKPQVDRYTFAKGNSIYMLAEGRLVNLGCAHGHPSFVMSNSFSNQTLAQIDLWKNKDTYEKKVYRLSKKLDEEVARLHLAQIGVKLTVLTKDQADYIGVPVEGPYKPDHYRY, from the coding sequence ATGAACGCCGTTACCAAAGACCAAGCCTTCGACGATTTCAAGGTCCGCGATATCTCGCAGGCCGCCCTCGGCCGCCGCCGCATCCGCATGGCGGAAGAGGAAATGCCGGGCCTGATGCAGATCCGCGCCCGCTACGCTAATGAAAAGCCGCTCAAGGGCGTGCGCCTGTCGGGCTCGCTGCACGTGACCAAGGAAACGGCCGTGCTCGCCGAGACCCTGCGCGAGCTGGGCGCCTCCGTGCGCTGGGCCTCGTGCAACATCTTCTCCACGCAGGACGACGTCGCCGCGGCCCTCGCCGCCGACAGCCTGCCGGTGTTCGCATGGAAGGGCGAGTCGCTGGAGGAGTACTGGGAGTGCACGCTGGACATGCTGACCCACCCGGGTGAGCTGGGCCCGCAGCTGATCGTGGACGACGGTGGCGACGCCACCCTGTTCATCCACAAGGGCGTGGAGCTGGAAGACGGCAGCGACTGGGTCAACACCCCCAGCGGCAGCCACGAGGAGCAGGTCATCAAGGACCTGGTCAAGAAGACGGCCGCCGCGCGTCCGGGCTGGTTCAAGAAGGTGGCCGCCGAGTGGAAGGGCGTCTCCGAGGAAACCACCACCGGCGTGCATCGCCTCTACCAGCTCGCTGAAGCCGGCAAGCTGCTGATCCCGGCGATCAACGTCAACGATTCGGTCACCAAGAGCAAGTTCGATAACCTCTACGGTTGCCGCGAGTCGCTGGCCGACGGCATCAAGCGCGCCACCGATCTCATGGTGGCCGGCAAGGTCGCCGTGGTCTGCGGTTACGGCGACGTGGGCAAGGGCTGTGCCCATTCGCTCAAGGGCTTCGGCGCCCGCGTGATCGTGACCGAGATCGACCCGATCAACGCCCTGCAGGCCGCGATGGAAGGTTTCCAGGTCACCACGATCGAAGAGACCCTGGGCCTGGGCGACATCTACGTCACCACCACGGGCAACAAGGACATCATCACGCTCGAGCACATGGCGGCGATGAAGAACAACGCCCTGGTCTGCAACATCGGACACTTCGACAACGAGATCCAGATCGATCGCCTGAACGGCGCGAAGGATGTCACCCGCGAGACGATCAAGCCGCAGGTGGATCGCTACACCTTCGCCAAGGGCAACAGCATCTACATGCTGGCCGAAGGTCGTCTGGTCAATCTCGGTTGCGCCCACGGCCACCCGAGCTTCGTCATGTCGAACAGCTTCTCCAACCAGACGCTGGCGCAGATCGACCTGTGGAAGAACAAGGACACCTACGAGAAGAAGGTGTACCGCCTGTCGAAGAAGCTGGACGAGGAAGTGGCCCGCCTGCATCTCGCGCAGATCGGCGTGAAGCTCACGGTCCTTACCAAGGACCAGGCCGACTACATCGGCGTGCCGGTGGAAGGCCCGTATAAGCCGGATCATTACCGCTACTGA
- a CDS encoding CDP-glycerol glycerophosphotransferase family protein has protein sequence MRACVMFATEAYALPILRPLAAAAMSRGVAVRWLTTDAVAARLRNDEVRLRQLSEARAFAPDATFCAANWAPPGIPGLKVQVFHGFNANKREPDRGHFAIRGFFDLYTTQGPATTLPFQALAAQHGHFAVVETGWPKLDPLFRPEPSPLITRDGRPVVMFASTFSHRLSCAPAMQETLRSLIARGDRQWLLTLHPKSEPELIQAYRALEAPNARYLDAERLIDMERAADVLVCDTSSVIHEFAVQDKPVVTVANRRPEPFMLDVATPAEVDAAIDVALSHPAALMAALKVHGDDIHPYRDGRSSERVLDATDAMLAAGAARRGRKPLNPVRRYKAWRDRAALFDR, from the coding sequence ATGCGCGCCTGCGTCATGTTCGCCACCGAAGCCTATGCGCTGCCGATCCTGCGACCGCTGGCGGCGGCCGCCATGTCGCGGGGTGTCGCGGTGCGCTGGCTGACGACCGATGCCGTGGCGGCGCGGCTGCGCAACGACGAAGTGCGCCTGCGCCAGCTGTCCGAAGCACGCGCCTTCGCGCCGGATGCGACGTTCTGCGCCGCGAACTGGGCGCCACCCGGCATCCCGGGGCTCAAGGTGCAGGTGTTCCACGGCTTCAACGCGAACAAGCGGGAGCCGGACCGTGGCCACTTCGCCATCCGCGGCTTCTTCGATCTGTATACGACACAGGGGCCGGCGACGACGCTGCCCTTCCAGGCACTGGCGGCGCAGCACGGCCACTTTGCCGTGGTCGAGACGGGCTGGCCCAAGCTCGATCCCTTGTTCCGCCCCGAGCCCAGCCCACTGATCACACGCGATGGTCGACCGGTGGTGATGTTCGCCTCCACCTTCAGTCATCGCCTCAGTTGCGCACCGGCGATGCAAGAGACGTTGCGTTCGCTCATCGCCCGTGGCGACCGCCAATGGCTGCTGACGTTGCACCCGAAATCCGAACCGGAGCTCATCCAGGCCTATCGCGCGTTGGAGGCGCCCAATGCGCGTTACCTGGATGCCGAGCGCCTGATCGACATGGAACGCGCCGCCGACGTGCTGGTCTGCGACACCTCGTCGGTGATCCACGAATTCGCGGTGCAGGACAAACCGGTGGTCACCGTGGCGAACCGGCGGCCCGAGCCGTTCATGCTGGACGTGGCGACGCCGGCCGAAGTGGATGCAGCCATCGACGTGGCGTTGTCGCACCCGGCAGCGTTGATGGCGGCGCTCAAGGTCCACGGCGACGACATCCACCCCTACCGCGACGGGCGTTCGAGCGAGCGCGTGCTCGATGCGACCGACGCCATGCTCGCTGCCGGCGCGGCGCGGCGCGGGCGCAAACCGCTCAATCCCGTGCGTCGCTACAAGGCATGGCGTGATCGCGCAGCCCTGTTCGACCGATGA